The DNA sequence tatgaaaatattattactagCCAAAGAATACAaatttaagaatgagaaatagaattgggatcgaaataCCAATTAATATAGATACAAAATACCAATTAATACCTACGgtaactaaatcttgagaataaaataaaatatactattaatcaaatttaactaattataaatatttaagatatattttctCGGGAATAAATTCAGTTATAAACTAGAAATAAGTTACACTCAATTCTGACAGAGTTAAACCAATAAAAACGAACCAATACAAAATTTTCcagttttcaaaaaatttaatctaatccAAACGAAAAAAATCTCACCCAACCAAACTTTTATAAGTTTGATCCAATTATCTgatcatataaaatttaaaattaagaggATTATtctaattaaacaaatattaattaaactaaataaatttacatttttgtgCATTAGATTACAAAGGGATAATTTATCTCCAACAAAAGTcaaatttatcttaaaatatacattaaaaagaCTTCACAAAATTCCAAATGCTACTCCTCGTTTTCGGGAGTGACCTCCGTTATTGTATGGATCACCATTTCGACAATTTGATTACTCGAACTCAAATCTACGAATTCAGAGGACTCATAGATCATGTCATGGATCGAATAATTCGATGGACTCGACGGATAATTTGAGTTCGGTGAGATGCCAACGGAGTCATCGTGGATTGGATAAATCTTGTTGTCTACTACCTTAGGAGGATTACCCTTTCTAAACGTGTGCGAAGTTAAGTCTCTTTCATCATAGATTTTGAGTAGTGCTCGTATCTTATTTCCAATCGAGAGGTTGGAGCTTTCATTGGCGGTGCGACGAAGtgtgtgtttttctttgtaaagaaaaatgacGAAGTAGACGAGGAGAACAGTAATGGCGACAGCTCCAACAATGAGGAATAGACCCCAAAAGTTGTTCATGCTGAGCTCGGAAGAAGTAACCTTTGGGATGGAAGACCAGGAGTTGCCTTGATCACCAAACCATTCCTTATGTAATTGGTTGATCTTCTTACTCTCTGTCACGTGTAAAATCGCTCTTGATATGTCTGCTACCAACAGTGAGCCAATGGGAAATGCCTGTCGGCATAATCATTCATTATagacgataaaaaaaaaaaaaaataataactttaaacaTGATAACTTGATCATAGTTACGtcttaaattttgattcttgtttAAAAAAGTCATCTTCTCAATGATCTGAAATGACGTGacaacctttgtttcttttaagtttgaaaACTTTCCAGCCGTTTTTCTACTTTAAGATTAAAGTAAAGACTTACAAATCCAAATCCTTCGGTTTTATAGTCGGGATCAACCATGGTGTACTTATTAGGAAACTTGCCACGAAAGAGCTTAATATAAGGGATTTCATCAAAAGCAACATCAATTCCACCATTGGAGCTTCCTAGTTTGAACAACTTGTCGAGTTCCTCAAGAGACCCATAAGACTTGAGATTCTTAAGCCCCAAAGAAGTCAATAGCTCCCAAACAAACGAGCCTTGTTGATACCCCACCGATGGTTGCTTCTTCAACAGCTGATTTATATTTGTAATGGTGGGTTGCAATTGTTGCAACGTCAAAAGAGAAGTCAAGCTCCCCATATAGCTCTCAGTTAGAATGAACACCACAAAGAACCATATTATCACTACAAACCTCGCCAAATTACTTATCAAAGTCTCTCCTGAGAGTAAAAAACCAAGTGGGTCcgtaaaaatatgaataaacgattaaattataaatttagtccaTCATAACAAATGGGTCGGTAAAGGTGGTTACTTTGGGCGAAGACCATGGTGCAAAAGGAGAACCAGAGGCTGGTGCCGATATGATGAGAGGGAGGACCACGAAAGTCTTGGTTGATTCGATGTTCGAGAATCCAAACCACAAAGCCCGTGAAGACAAAGAAGCAGAAGCTTGTGATCCAAAGGTCTAAAGTGAGTGGCTTGAGAAAGAGCCATGCTCTGTTCTTGGAGTTGGCTTGTGTTGGAACCACAATTGAAACTCCCGGCTCTGTGAATGGCAAGGTGAAATCAACGTACTTGGATCTGTTTGCTATGATGGTTATGTCTCCTACTGCACCGTCGTAGACCTGTCCATAAACCACACATTCACcattactttattttagtCCTCGGAGTAGTTGAAGTAATCAAATGAATACAAACATACTGACCCCTTTGTGAACTTGCATGATGAGGTCGTCGTAGGAACCGGCGCTAGATCCATTCGGAAGTGCAAAGGGAATGTAATCAAATGGAACATCATATGGAAGTGTTGCTATTACCGCATTGAACACGTCCGTACAATACCCTTTCACCTCCTTTCCTTTCACTTTCACGAACTCACTGTACCCTTCTTTCATCGGAACCCCAATTCTCAACCTTTTCCCCGCTGTTGGAAACTCCCACCCTTTTGGCACCGCCGCCGTATTCCCCGGCCAGATCACTGTCATATTGTTACTCAACAACCCCTTTTCAGGATTCCAAAACCCAACTCTGTTTCCCCCATTACTGTTCACATTCACTATCTCAAATTCCGCCGATTGCAGCTGCCCATTCACGATCTCGTAATTTCCAGTCAGCCCCATGAACTTCGTCTTCGACAACGCCTCCACAATTTTCTCCCCGTTTTGAGAAACCCCCAGAGTTTGAAGATCGGTTAGATTTTCAGATCCATTTGGGTTTTCGAATGTGAAGTTTTTGGCCACTGTTTTCTCAACAGCAATTGCCAGTGCTCGAGCTGCATCATAGGCCCACAGTCCGAAGATGTCTAAATGTGGATCATTGAGGacaaaattttccattatGAATTCCcgtttccatttaattttgaaacggTCGAGCTCCATTGATTTTGGGACATATGTCCTCACTCCCAAAGCTCCTTCCATGGACTTCAAAACAGAGGAGCTCATGGAATCGAGCAAATTCGCGGTGGCATCAGTCAAAATCCAAACGTAGCCTTCCCTCATCATTCTAATTTCGTTGGCCTTAGCGAATAGGCGAATCGCCAGAGACGGCTGCATGTGCACCAAGAACACTCTGGTCGGCATTGTTATCAATTTGTGAAGCTCTTCCCCGATGTGATCCTCGGTAGCCGTTGGATCAATGATGCTCTGATATGGGACGCGCGCATTCACACCCTGCAATGCGTGGATCAAGTAGGGTGACATCCCGTCTCCAAACTCGTCATCTTGGTAGATCAGAACGACCTGGATAgacagaaaaaataaagattaaaatggAGGGCAGGCAATCCCTGTAGTTAAAAGGGTGATTTAACACGTACTTGTCTCCAATTGTAGGCTTTGACTAAGGCGCTGATAGCGGCAAGTTGGGCAGAGTCAGTGTGGGTGAGACGAAAGAAGTAGGGGCTGCGGTGGGAGGCGAGAGCGGGGCTAGAGGCGGTGAAGGTAAGGACGGGGACATGAGCTTTGTGTGCGAGCTTGATCACAAAGTTGGTCTGCATTNGTAGGGGCTGCGGTGGGAGGCGAGAGCGGGGCTGGAGGCGGTGAAGGTAAGGACGGGGACATGAGCTTTGTGGGCGAGCTTGATCACAAAGTTGGTCTGCATCGAAGTGGTTGGCCCCAAAATTGCTTCAACTTTATTGTTCTTTATAAGGTCAAGAGCTGTTCCACCAAAGGATTGAAATGGTTTGATGATTAAACATTAGAAAAGTTGGATTTTGTTAGCTTCAGagatttagttgatttttgaatttttagtttatttagttttagttgattttttttcttcccgactgttaatcaattttaaattccggaaaacaaaaaacttaaaaaaacagtaataaaaagaaaaggaaaagacttGGAACCTGCAGCCGCCGCGCCAACGACATCGGCGGCGGAGTCCTTGGGGTGAAGAACAATCCTAGTGTTGTAGTGAGAATTAGCTTCATAGAATTCCGACAACGACATGTGAATACAACTCAACCCCATCTTCCCAACCCAGCTCTCCATATCCAACACCACCCCCACGCTCACATTCTGAGCCTCCCCCGCCGTCGCAACCAACAACACGCAGCCTGCGATGAACCACAGAGCCCGGCGGCTGCCCTGATTTGGCTTCATTTTTGCAGTGATGTTCTATGGCGGTGGtgttgttatatatatatattgattattAGTGGATtgtaattctatttctattggGTGTGGGCTTTACAGTTGACCTTACTGAAACAGACtgaacatataaaaatacatCTTTTCctcgcttttttttttttttttttttgaaaatgtatttatcTGTTGTGCAAATTATATGAGCAAACAAATTACCTACGAAGTTGCATTGCAAAAATCATAATATGAACACccatataaaaattttaaaaaaataccccatggttttttattttatattttaattttgtgaacaaaaataagttttgtaatttgatttttattttttaaaattaggtcAATAAATACCACTTTTTCCTAgtgattttattgttttgttgcCTACtaattacatatattttaaaaaataaatccaatttttgtttttgtttttaaaatttgatttagagtaaaaaaaatgaaattaataaaaaaaaatatatcatatttttcgGATAAAAAAACCATTAGTACTTTgttcataacttttttaaaaatttcaaaaatactgtGGGTATAGTATTTACCCtcttaaactttataaatatgTTCTTACCgttaatatatgaatgaaaactATCTACACTTTATAGATCGTCTCCTTCTTTAAACTTAAGAGTATCGgaggtaaattttttaaaaacattttctaaaatttcaaccGTATTAATGTTACTTGAAAATtcatatgtattttttaaacactttttgaaagctatttttgaaacaaaatgggAATCGTTTCTATCCAAAACTAAggataaaagtattttaaaaactttttcaatagtttaaaaatattattgaaacttttgaaagttagCATTATCAAGGTATTGATATAAGAAATATGGCATAATGCACCTTTTATGGCAACGAAATGGGTCTACGGGTTGCCAAGCAAATCTTAGGGATGAGACGTCTGCAAGCTCTCTTGCATCAAAGATGAGCGGGGCTAAGCAATCTGCCGAAGTTGTGAGATGTAAAAATGCATTGGTATAAAAGCGTTCCGCTTTAGAGAAAAGCACCCACGCAAGCAGTGGTGAATGAAGCGAAAACGTCTGCACTACCCTAATTTGACACTTGACTTAATTTCCCTTTGATGGGAACTCCTCTAAGTGTTCCAGTTGGCGGAGCAACTCtccatcaaattttcaaataaaatacaaaattcagagatatttttattaatttagccaaaataaaatttcataccGATTATGTAATGGGCAtgaacattaaataaatttcttttgaaaattcaagtaTGCATACATTTTGACTAagcatatattaaaaatttatatatacttCAACACATtatatttatgtaaataaagtacataatattaaaaattcatacgAAGTTggcttaaaaataattcaagcgTTACGTACTCAAAATCAAGATtttaagtatatattatttgaccaaataattaattatatttcattaagGGAGGTTGACGTTGATCCAATCAAAGACGCAATATTTCAGTAGCATGCAAATTATAATGACGCGTCATGATCCTATTGGACCAAATCAAATCACTGTGGTCTAATtatcaagttatttttaatttttaacattattacctcatcaattttaatattaaaataaaaaatatttacacctacccttttattaattttgtggcaaaataatttaatattggtgggttgacattttattAATGTAGAGTATGGTAAAgacattattataaaatggaGAGTAGAAAATGTCACACATTTGTCTCCAACAATTGAATTCTTCTTCCATTCAAGAAATTGTCACACTAACCTAATATTTTAGTATTAAtatcaaagtcaaagtcaaagtcaatTAATATTCGATATTTTTACTATACGTTTATTAATTANTGTGGTCTAATtatcaagttatttttaatttttaacattattatctcatcaattttaatattaaaataaaaaatatttacacctacccttttattaattttgtggcaaaataatttaatattggtgggttgacattttattAATGTAGAGTATGGTAAAgacattattataaaatggaGAGTAGAAAATGTCACACATTTGTCTCCAACAATTGAATTCTTCTTCCATTCAAGAAATTGTCACACTAACCTAATATTTTAGTATTAAtatcaaagtcaaagtcaaagtcaatTAATATTCGATATTTTTACTATACGTTTATTAATTACTTGAATATGATCTTCacatatagttttaaaaataatgttgggTGATTTAAGAAGCTTTcgttattctattttatttttattattttattattttattattcaagtTCACATTGTaacaaccaaaaattaaaagtcaattagaatgaaaaaaaagtggaaaattGGACTCTACTACAAAAAAAGCGGTCCCTAGGGTTAGTGAGTGACAACAATTGCTGGTTCATCTCACCttcgtgatttaaagtcaGTGGGAGAGTCCATGTTTTGACTGcttcaattttactttttggtTGATTCGGCTCGGGTATGATACGTTCAGGCTTTTTCTAACCATTTTCGACTCTTTAGGAGTTGTTTTTGTCACTTTCGGTTGTGTTTAAAGTTAGTATGACTACTGTTTAGCCAATTTCCATAATAGAATTCTAAATTATGATGGTAGGACACTTTAGGTGGAACTAGATTTCGGATAGCAACTTTTAGCTAGCATCAATGAAGCATAATGACTTTGGCATAGGACAACTAAGTAAGTGGTTCTACTGTTGGATTCACATGGGTATGGTTGGATGACTTGTATGCTATATGAATGACATGTATCTTGTGACCCCTAAACGTGTCATTTTTGTGATGCTATGATGTTATGTGTGATTATGTTGTATTATGAAACTATGTTGTGATATCAATGTTATATGATGCATGCACCTCCACATATCATGTCATGTATATTATGTTAGCGTGTTCACTCTATGCGTATAAGACATTGATAAGCCATGTATGTTAACTATAAAAGACATGTCTAgtatatgtatgcatgtttTATAAGAATGCTATGCTACGAAAAGAATGGAGTTATGATTTGCATCATAAATATATACCATGATTTGAAACTGtggaacctcatgcattttcTATGTCAATTGTAACGGGATACTTCTCCGTTATGATTAATATGAATGTGTTTACTACGATGTTATGCATGTCATGATATTATGCGGGCTTCTTTCTCTCTATGGCTTTTGGCAGTGCGAGCATGCACTAGCCCGTAATCAGGCCCGGGCATACGAACCTGCACCTTCATTTTTTAGTATGCTTATGTCAACGTGCAACGTGCAACGTgcaccttcatttttttagtgactcaatcatagaaatttcaaatttaagtaTGTTTACTCGGagaaatttcatattaaacACTGAATCTTTGGCATGAATCCttatacaaaaatttcgaaCAATACTAGTCATGTTGTGGACCATAGAACAACGTCGCTTAAAGGAGGCTATGTAAAGTAACAAAAAGGAATAAACGAGGTAAAAAGTATACAAtagaaatgtttcttttttttcttcgaatAACACGAGAAATCctcaataaaataagaaatgcaTTGACTAGTGAACTATGTTTACTTTGACCCCgaaatcttaaattattaaatattaggtATGATAAAGTCAAAGTAGATATGAGAGAGACTAAATTTAACATTGACTtgacaataaatataaaatgtgttgactttttattcttaccttttatttttttttaatctactTCTTATAGGCTTATCtatggttttaaaatcttatttttgtttttggtatttaactaaaaaaaattaaatatttaataaaaaaaaataaaaactaagaaaataattaaatttttcaaaaaccaaaataatgtATACAATACTTTATagtttagattttatttatatttggaaCGAGTCAAAATAATGtttgaatataatttcattttataccGATAGAATATTTGTAATACATCATTAAAATCGGTTGCATGT is a window from the Cucurbita pepo subsp. pepo cultivar mu-cu-16 chromosome LG07, ASM280686v2, whole genome shotgun sequence genome containing:
- the LOC111798802 gene encoding glutamate receptor 2.7-like translates to MKPNQGSRRALWFIAGCVLLVATAGEAQNVSVGVVLDMESWVGKMGLSCIHMSLSEFYEANSHYNTRIVLHPKDSAADVVGAAAAALDLIKNNKVEAILGPTTSMQTNFTNFVIKLAHKAHVPVLTFTASSPALASHRSPYFFRLTHTDSAQLAAISALVKAYNWRQVVLIYQDDEFGDGMSPYLIHALQGVNARVPYQSIIDPTATEDHIGEELHKLITMPTRVFLVHMQPSLAIRLFAKANEIRMMREGYVWILTDATANLLDSMSSSVLKSMEGALGVRTYVPKSMELDRFKIKWKREFIMENFVLNDPHLDIFGLWAYDAARALAIAVEKTVAKNFTFENPNGSENLTDLQTLGVSQNGEKIVEALSKTKFMGLTGNYEIVNGQLQSAEFEIVNVNSNGGNRVGFWNPEKGLLSNNMTVIWPGNTAAVPKGWEFPTAGKRLRIGVPMKEGYSEFVKVKGKEVKGYCTDVFNAVIATLPYDVPFDYIPFALPNGSSAGSYDDLIMQVHKGVYDGAVGDITIIANRSKYVDFTLPFTEPGVSIVVPTQANSKNRAWLFLKPLTLDLWITSFCFFVFTGFVVWILEHRINQDFRGPPSHHIGTSLWFSFCTMVFAQRETLISNLARFVVIIWFFVVFILTESYMGSLTSLLTLQQLQPTITNINQLLKKQPSVGYQQGSFVWELLTSLGLKNLKSYGSLEELDKLFKLGSSNGGIDVAFDEIPYIKLFRGKFPNKYTMVDPDYKTEGFGFAFPIGSLLVADISRAILHVTESKKINQLHKEWFGDQGNSWSSIPKVTSSELSMNNFWGLFLIVGAVAITVLLVYFVIFLYKEKHTLRRTANESSNLSIGNKIRALLKIYDERDLTSHTFRKGNPPKVVDNKIYPIHDDSVGISPNSNYPSSPSNYSIHDMIYESSEFVDLSSSNQIVEMVIHTITEVTPENEE